A genomic segment from Glycine soja cultivar W05 chromosome 20, ASM419377v2, whole genome shotgun sequence encodes:
- the LOC114403114 gene encoding phosphatidylinositol N-acetylglucosaminyltransferase subunit A-like isoform X6 yields the protein MMDDSQKHRILMVSDFFYPNFGGVENHIYYLSQCLLKLGHKVVVATHAYGNRSGVRYMTGGLKVYYIPWSPFVMQNTLPTFYGLLPIIRTILIRERITVVHGHQAFSTFCHEALMHARTMGYKVVFTDHSLYGFADVGSIHMNKVLQFTLADVSQAICVSHTSKENTVLRSGLPPEKVFVVPNAVDTAIFKPAVDRPSGSEIVIVVISRLVYRKGVDLLVEVIPEVCRLHPNVRFIIGGDGPKRVRLEEMREKHSLQDRVEMLGAVQHVQVRSVLISGHIFLNSSLTEAFCIAILEAASCGLLTVSTRVGGVPEVLPDEMIVLAEPDPGDMVHAIQKAISMLPKIDPQAMHNRMRELYNWHDVAKRTEIVYDRAFKCSNQNLLERLSRYLFCGAWAGKLFFLVMIVGFLLWQLLELWQPADDIEEVPDFTLPCSCDEEMLEKNSVK from the exons ATGATGGATGATTCCCAAAAGCATAGAATCCTGATGGTCTCAGATTTTTTCTATCCCAACTTTGGAGGTGTGGAGAATCACATATATTATCTCTCACAGTGTTTGCTCAAGTTAGGCCACAAG GTGGTGGTTGCAACTCATGCTTATGGAAATCGATCTGGGGTCCGATATATGACCGGTGGTCTGAAAGTCTACTATATTCCATGGAGTCCATTTGTTATGCAGAATACATTACCGACCTTCTATGGGTTACTACCAATTATTAGAACTATTCTTATTCGAGAAAGAATTACAGTGGTGCATGGGCATCAAGCCTTTTCAACATTTTGTCATGAAGCTCTTATGCATGCAAGAACCATGGGATACAAGGTTGTGTTCACTGATCATTCACTTTACGGTTTTGCTGATGTTGGAAGCATCCACATGAACAAGGTGTTGCAGTTTACCTTGGCAGATGTGAGTCAAGCCATATGTGTTTCCCATACAAGCAAGGAAAACACTGTGTTGCGGTCAGGTTTGCCACCAGAAAAGGTTTTTGTCGTACCCAATGCTGTTGACACTGCCATTTTCAAGCCAGCAGTGGATCGTCCAAGTGGATCAgaaattgttattgttgttatcaGCCGATTGGTTTATCGGAAGGGAGTTGATTTGCTTGTTGAAGTCATTCCAGAAGTATGCCGATTACATCCCAAT GTTCGTTTCATTATTGGAGGTGATGGACCTAAGCGTGTGCGGTTGGAAGAGATGAGAGAAAAGCATTCTCTTCAAGATCGAGTTGAAATGTTGGGAGCTGTGCAACATGTACAAGTCCGATCTGTTCTAATATCTGGGCACATCTTCTTAAACAG TTCCTTAACAGAAGCTTTTTGTATAGCCATATTAGAAGCTGCAAGTTGTGGATTATTAACAGTGAGCACACGTGTCGGAGGAGTTCCCGAG GTTTTGCCCGATGAAATGATTGTTTTGGCAGAACCTGATCCTGGTGATATGGTGCATGCAATTCAAAAGGCAATATCTATGCTGCCAAAAATTGATCCGCAAGCCATGCATAATCGA ATGAGAGAACTCTACAACTGGCATGATGTTGCCAAAAGGACTGAAATTGTATATGATCGTGCTTTCAAGTGCTCCAATCAAAATCTACTTGAACGTCTCTCACG ATACCTCTTTTGTGGAGCATGGGCGGGCAAGCTTTTCTTCTTGGTTATGATTGTTGGATTCTTGTTATGGCAGCTATTGGAATTATGGCAG CCTGCAGATGATATAGAGGAGGTACCAGATTTCACTCTTCCATGCAGCTGTGATGAAGAGATGTTGGAGAAAAATTCAGTGAAATGA
- the LOC114403114 gene encoding phosphatidylinositol N-acetylglucosaminyltransferase subunit A-like isoform X5, producing MKPSVCEGDMMDDSQKHRILMVSDFFYPNFGGVENHIYYLSQCLLKLGHKVVVATHAYGNRSGVRYMTGGLKVYYIPWSPFVMQNTLPTFYGLLPIIRTILIRERITVVHGHQAFSTFCHEALMHARTMGYKVVFTDHSLYGFADVGSIHMNKVLQFTLADVSQAICVSHTSKENTVLRSGLPPEKVFVVPNAVDTAIFKPAVDRPSGSEIVIVVISRLVYRKGVDLLVEVIPEVCRLHPNVRFIIGGDGPKRVRLEEMREKHSLQDRVEMLGAVQHVQVRSVLISGHIFLNSSLTEAFCIAILEAASCGLLTVSTRVGGVPEVLPDEMIVLAEPDPGDMVHAIQKAISMLPKIDPQAMHNRMRELYNWHDVAKRTEIVYDRAFKCSNQNLLERLSRYLFCGAWAGKLFFLVMIVGFLLWQLLELWQPADDIEEVPDFTLPCSCDEEMLEKNSVK from the exons CCATCTGTGTGTGAAGGGGACATGATGGATGATTCCCAAAAGCATAGAATCCTGATGGTCTCAGATTTTTTCTATCCCAACTTTGGAGGTGTGGAGAATCACATATATTATCTCTCACAGTGTTTGCTCAAGTTAGGCCACAAG GTGGTGGTTGCAACTCATGCTTATGGAAATCGATCTGGGGTCCGATATATGACCGGTGGTCTGAAAGTCTACTATATTCCATGGAGTCCATTTGTTATGCAGAATACATTACCGACCTTCTATGGGTTACTACCAATTATTAGAACTATTCTTATTCGAGAAAGAATTACAGTGGTGCATGGGCATCAAGCCTTTTCAACATTTTGTCATGAAGCTCTTATGCATGCAAGAACCATGGGATACAAGGTTGTGTTCACTGATCATTCACTTTACGGTTTTGCTGATGTTGGAAGCATCCACATGAACAAGGTGTTGCAGTTTACCTTGGCAGATGTGAGTCAAGCCATATGTGTTTCCCATACAAGCAAGGAAAACACTGTGTTGCGGTCAGGTTTGCCACCAGAAAAGGTTTTTGTCGTACCCAATGCTGTTGACACTGCCATTTTCAAGCCAGCAGTGGATCGTCCAAGTGGATCAgaaattgttattgttgttatcaGCCGATTGGTTTATCGGAAGGGAGTTGATTTGCTTGTTGAAGTCATTCCAGAAGTATGCCGATTACATCCCAAT GTTCGTTTCATTATTGGAGGTGATGGACCTAAGCGTGTGCGGTTGGAAGAGATGAGAGAAAAGCATTCTCTTCAAGATCGAGTTGAAATGTTGGGAGCTGTGCAACATGTACAAGTCCGATCTGTTCTAATATCTGGGCACATCTTCTTAAACAG TTCCTTAACAGAAGCTTTTTGTATAGCCATATTAGAAGCTGCAAGTTGTGGATTATTAACAGTGAGCACACGTGTCGGAGGAGTTCCCGAG GTTTTGCCCGATGAAATGATTGTTTTGGCAGAACCTGATCCTGGTGATATGGTGCATGCAATTCAAAAGGCAATATCTATGCTGCCAAAAATTGATCCGCAAGCCATGCATAATCGA ATGAGAGAACTCTACAACTGGCATGATGTTGCCAAAAGGACTGAAATTGTATATGATCGTGCTTTCAAGTGCTCCAATCAAAATCTACTTGAACGTCTCTCACG ATACCTCTTTTGTGGAGCATGGGCGGGCAAGCTTTTCTTCTTGGTTATGATTGTTGGATTCTTGTTATGGCAGCTATTGGAATTATGGCAG CCTGCAGATGATATAGAGGAGGTACCAGATTTCACTCTTCCATGCAGCTGTGATGAAGAGATGTTGGAGAAAAATTCAGTGAAATGA
- the LOC114403114 gene encoding phosphatidylinositol N-acetylglucosaminyltransferase subunit A-like isoform X3 produces the protein MKEKGQQPASGLTEPSRLYKKKILHAPPGSWHFKFKPSVCEGDMMDDSQKHRILMVSDFFYPNFGGVENHIYYLSQCLLKLGHKVVVATHAYGNRSGVRYMTGGLKVYYIPWSPFVMQNTLPTFYGLLPIIRTILIRERITVVHGHQAFSTFCHEALMHARTMGYKVVFTDHSLYGFADVGSIHMNKVLQFTLADVSQAICVSHTSKENTVLRSGLPPEKVFVVPNAVDTAIFKPAVDRPSGSEIVIVVISRLVYRKGVDLLVEVIPEVCRLHPNVRFIIGGDGPKRVRLEEMREKHSLQDRVEMLGAVQHVQVRSVLISGHIFLNSHIRSCKLWIINSEHTCRRSSREPDPGDMVHAIQKAISMLPKIDPQAMHNRMRELYNWHDVAKRTEIVYDRAFKCSNQNLLERLSRYLFCGAWAGKLFFLVMIVGFLLWQLLELWQPADDIEEVPDFTLPCSCDEEMLEKNSVK, from the exons CCATCTGTGTGTGAAGGGGACATGATGGATGATTCCCAAAAGCATAGAATCCTGATGGTCTCAGATTTTTTCTATCCCAACTTTGGAGGTGTGGAGAATCACATATATTATCTCTCACAGTGTTTGCTCAAGTTAGGCCACAAG GTGGTGGTTGCAACTCATGCTTATGGAAATCGATCTGGGGTCCGATATATGACCGGTGGTCTGAAAGTCTACTATATTCCATGGAGTCCATTTGTTATGCAGAATACATTACCGACCTTCTATGGGTTACTACCAATTATTAGAACTATTCTTATTCGAGAAAGAATTACAGTGGTGCATGGGCATCAAGCCTTTTCAACATTTTGTCATGAAGCTCTTATGCATGCAAGAACCATGGGATACAAGGTTGTGTTCACTGATCATTCACTTTACGGTTTTGCTGATGTTGGAAGCATCCACATGAACAAGGTGTTGCAGTTTACCTTGGCAGATGTGAGTCAAGCCATATGTGTTTCCCATACAAGCAAGGAAAACACTGTGTTGCGGTCAGGTTTGCCACCAGAAAAGGTTTTTGTCGTACCCAATGCTGTTGACACTGCCATTTTCAAGCCAGCAGTGGATCGTCCAAGTGGATCAgaaattgttattgttgttatcaGCCGATTGGTTTATCGGAAGGGAGTTGATTTGCTTGTTGAAGTCATTCCAGAAGTATGCCGATTACATCCCAAT GTTCGTTTCATTATTGGAGGTGATGGACCTAAGCGTGTGCGGTTGGAAGAGATGAGAGAAAAGCATTCTCTTCAAGATCGAGTTGAAATGTTGGGAGCTGTGCAACATGTACAAGTCCGATCTGTTCTAATATCTGGGCACATCTTCTTAAACAG CCATATTAGAAGCTGCAAGTTGTGGATTATTAACAGTGAGCACACGTGTCGGAGGAGTTCCCGAG AACCTGATCCTGGTGATATGGTGCATGCAATTCAAAAGGCAATATCTATGCTGCCAAAAATTGATCCGCAAGCCATGCATAATCGA ATGAGAGAACTCTACAACTGGCATGATGTTGCCAAAAGGACTGAAATTGTATATGATCGTGCTTTCAAGTGCTCCAATCAAAATCTACTTGAACGTCTCTCACG ATACCTCTTTTGTGGAGCATGGGCGGGCAAGCTTTTCTTCTTGGTTATGATTGTTGGATTCTTGTTATGGCAGCTATTGGAATTATGGCAG CCTGCAGATGATATAGAGGAGGTACCAGATTTCACTCTTCCATGCAGCTGTGATGAAGAGATGTTGGAGAAAAATTCAGTGAAATGA
- the LOC114403114 gene encoding phosphatidylinositol N-acetylglucosaminyltransferase subunit A-like isoform X1, with translation MKEKGQQPASGLTEPSRLYKKKILHAPPGSWHFKFKPSVCEGDMMDDSQKHRILMVSDFFYPNFGGVENHIYYLSQCLLKLGHKVVVATHAYGNRSGVRYMTGGLKVYYIPWSPFVMQNTLPTFYGLLPIIRTILIRERITVVHGHQAFSTFCHEALMHARTMGYKVVFTDHSLYGFADVGSIHMNKVLQFTLADVSQAICVSHTSKENTVLRSGLPPEKVFVVPNAVDTAIFKPAVDRPSGSEIVIVVISRLVYRKGVDLLVEVIPEVCRLHPNVRFIIGGDGPKRVRLEEMREKHSLQDRVEMLGAVQHVQVRSVLISGHIFLNSSLTEAFCIAILEAASCGLLTVSTRVGGVPEVLPDEMIVLAEPDPGDMVHAIQKAISMLPKIDPQAMHNRMRELYNWHDVAKRTEIVYDRAFKCSNQNLLERLSRYLFCGAWAGKLFFLVMIVGFLLWQLLELWQPADDIEEVPDFTLPCSCDEEMLEKNSVK, from the exons CCATCTGTGTGTGAAGGGGACATGATGGATGATTCCCAAAAGCATAGAATCCTGATGGTCTCAGATTTTTTCTATCCCAACTTTGGAGGTGTGGAGAATCACATATATTATCTCTCACAGTGTTTGCTCAAGTTAGGCCACAAG GTGGTGGTTGCAACTCATGCTTATGGAAATCGATCTGGGGTCCGATATATGACCGGTGGTCTGAAAGTCTACTATATTCCATGGAGTCCATTTGTTATGCAGAATACATTACCGACCTTCTATGGGTTACTACCAATTATTAGAACTATTCTTATTCGAGAAAGAATTACAGTGGTGCATGGGCATCAAGCCTTTTCAACATTTTGTCATGAAGCTCTTATGCATGCAAGAACCATGGGATACAAGGTTGTGTTCACTGATCATTCACTTTACGGTTTTGCTGATGTTGGAAGCATCCACATGAACAAGGTGTTGCAGTTTACCTTGGCAGATGTGAGTCAAGCCATATGTGTTTCCCATACAAGCAAGGAAAACACTGTGTTGCGGTCAGGTTTGCCACCAGAAAAGGTTTTTGTCGTACCCAATGCTGTTGACACTGCCATTTTCAAGCCAGCAGTGGATCGTCCAAGTGGATCAgaaattgttattgttgttatcaGCCGATTGGTTTATCGGAAGGGAGTTGATTTGCTTGTTGAAGTCATTCCAGAAGTATGCCGATTACATCCCAAT GTTCGTTTCATTATTGGAGGTGATGGACCTAAGCGTGTGCGGTTGGAAGAGATGAGAGAAAAGCATTCTCTTCAAGATCGAGTTGAAATGTTGGGAGCTGTGCAACATGTACAAGTCCGATCTGTTCTAATATCTGGGCACATCTTCTTAAACAG TTCCTTAACAGAAGCTTTTTGTATAGCCATATTAGAAGCTGCAAGTTGTGGATTATTAACAGTGAGCACACGTGTCGGAGGAGTTCCCGAG GTTTTGCCCGATGAAATGATTGTTTTGGCAGAACCTGATCCTGGTGATATGGTGCATGCAATTCAAAAGGCAATATCTATGCTGCCAAAAATTGATCCGCAAGCCATGCATAATCGA ATGAGAGAACTCTACAACTGGCATGATGTTGCCAAAAGGACTGAAATTGTATATGATCGTGCTTTCAAGTGCTCCAATCAAAATCTACTTGAACGTCTCTCACG ATACCTCTTTTGTGGAGCATGGGCGGGCAAGCTTTTCTTCTTGGTTATGATTGTTGGATTCTTGTTATGGCAGCTATTGGAATTATGGCAG CCTGCAGATGATATAGAGGAGGTACCAGATTTCACTCTTCCATGCAGCTGTGATGAAGAGATGTTGGAGAAAAATTCAGTGAAATGA
- the LOC114403114 gene encoding phosphatidylinositol N-acetylglucosaminyltransferase subunit A-like isoform X4, translating into MKEKGQQPASGLTEPSRLYKKKILHAPPGSWHFKFKPSVCEGDMMDDSQKHRILMVSDFFYPNFGGVENHIYYLSQCLLKLGHKVVVATHAYGNRSGVRYMTGGLKVYYIPWSPFVMQNTLPTFYGLLPIIRTILIRERITVVHGHQAFSTFCHEALMHARTMGYKVVFTDHSLYGFADVGSIHMNKVLQFTLADVSQAICVSHTSKENTVLRSGLPPEKVFVVPNAVDTAIFKPAVDRPSGSEIVIVVISRLVYRKGVDLLVEVIPEVCRLHPNVRFIIGGDGPKRVRLEEMREKHSLQDRVEMLGAVQHVQVRSVLISGHIFLNSSLTEAFCIAILEAASCGLLTVSTRVGGVPEVLPDEMIVLAEPDPGDMVHAIQKAISMLPKIDPQAMHNRMRELYNWHDVAKRTEIVYDRAFKCSNQNLLERLSRYLFCGAWAGKLFFLVMIVGFLLWQLLELWQMI; encoded by the exons CCATCTGTGTGTGAAGGGGACATGATGGATGATTCCCAAAAGCATAGAATCCTGATGGTCTCAGATTTTTTCTATCCCAACTTTGGAGGTGTGGAGAATCACATATATTATCTCTCACAGTGTTTGCTCAAGTTAGGCCACAAG GTGGTGGTTGCAACTCATGCTTATGGAAATCGATCTGGGGTCCGATATATGACCGGTGGTCTGAAAGTCTACTATATTCCATGGAGTCCATTTGTTATGCAGAATACATTACCGACCTTCTATGGGTTACTACCAATTATTAGAACTATTCTTATTCGAGAAAGAATTACAGTGGTGCATGGGCATCAAGCCTTTTCAACATTTTGTCATGAAGCTCTTATGCATGCAAGAACCATGGGATACAAGGTTGTGTTCACTGATCATTCACTTTACGGTTTTGCTGATGTTGGAAGCATCCACATGAACAAGGTGTTGCAGTTTACCTTGGCAGATGTGAGTCAAGCCATATGTGTTTCCCATACAAGCAAGGAAAACACTGTGTTGCGGTCAGGTTTGCCACCAGAAAAGGTTTTTGTCGTACCCAATGCTGTTGACACTGCCATTTTCAAGCCAGCAGTGGATCGTCCAAGTGGATCAgaaattgttattgttgttatcaGCCGATTGGTTTATCGGAAGGGAGTTGATTTGCTTGTTGAAGTCATTCCAGAAGTATGCCGATTACATCCCAAT GTTCGTTTCATTATTGGAGGTGATGGACCTAAGCGTGTGCGGTTGGAAGAGATGAGAGAAAAGCATTCTCTTCAAGATCGAGTTGAAATGTTGGGAGCTGTGCAACATGTACAAGTCCGATCTGTTCTAATATCTGGGCACATCTTCTTAAACAG TTCCTTAACAGAAGCTTTTTGTATAGCCATATTAGAAGCTGCAAGTTGTGGATTATTAACAGTGAGCACACGTGTCGGAGGAGTTCCCGAG GTTTTGCCCGATGAAATGATTGTTTTGGCAGAACCTGATCCTGGTGATATGGTGCATGCAATTCAAAAGGCAATATCTATGCTGCCAAAAATTGATCCGCAAGCCATGCATAATCGA ATGAGAGAACTCTACAACTGGCATGATGTTGCCAAAAGGACTGAAATTGTATATGATCGTGCTTTCAAGTGCTCCAATCAAAATCTACTTGAACGTCTCTCACG ATACCTCTTTTGTGGAGCATGGGCGGGCAAGCTTTTCTTCTTGGTTATGATTGTTGGATTCTTGTTATGGCAGCTATTGGAATTATGGCAG ATGATATAG
- the LOC114403114 gene encoding phosphatidylinositol N-acetylglucosaminyltransferase subunit A-like isoform X2, with product MKEKGQQPASGLTEPSRLYKKKILHAPPGSWHFKFKPSVCEGDMMDDSQKHRILMVSDFFYPNFGGVENHIYYLSQCLLKLGHKVVVATHAYGNRSGVRYMTGGLKVYYIPWSPFVMQNTLPTFYGLLPIIRTILIRERITVVHGHQAFSTFCHEALMHARTMGYKVVFTDHSLYGFADVGSIHMNKVLQFTLADVSQAICVSHTSKENTVLRSGLPPEKVFVVPNAVDTAIFKPAVDRPSGSEIVIVVISRLVYRKGVDLLVEVIPEVCRLHPNVRFIIGGDGPKRVRLEEMREKHSLQDRVEMLGAVQHVQVRSVLISGHIFLNSSLTEAFCIAILEAASCGLLTVSTRVGGVPEVLPDEMIVLAEPDPGDMVHAIQKAISMLPKIDPQAMHNRMRELYNWHDVAKRTEIVYDRAFKCSNQNLLERLSRHKLVGTWYGKQETYFWIFIRQHTIMAILFTGLVVQIEGGT from the exons CCATCTGTGTGTGAAGGGGACATGATGGATGATTCCCAAAAGCATAGAATCCTGATGGTCTCAGATTTTTTCTATCCCAACTTTGGAGGTGTGGAGAATCACATATATTATCTCTCACAGTGTTTGCTCAAGTTAGGCCACAAG GTGGTGGTTGCAACTCATGCTTATGGAAATCGATCTGGGGTCCGATATATGACCGGTGGTCTGAAAGTCTACTATATTCCATGGAGTCCATTTGTTATGCAGAATACATTACCGACCTTCTATGGGTTACTACCAATTATTAGAACTATTCTTATTCGAGAAAGAATTACAGTGGTGCATGGGCATCAAGCCTTTTCAACATTTTGTCATGAAGCTCTTATGCATGCAAGAACCATGGGATACAAGGTTGTGTTCACTGATCATTCACTTTACGGTTTTGCTGATGTTGGAAGCATCCACATGAACAAGGTGTTGCAGTTTACCTTGGCAGATGTGAGTCAAGCCATATGTGTTTCCCATACAAGCAAGGAAAACACTGTGTTGCGGTCAGGTTTGCCACCAGAAAAGGTTTTTGTCGTACCCAATGCTGTTGACACTGCCATTTTCAAGCCAGCAGTGGATCGTCCAAGTGGATCAgaaattgttattgttgttatcaGCCGATTGGTTTATCGGAAGGGAGTTGATTTGCTTGTTGAAGTCATTCCAGAAGTATGCCGATTACATCCCAAT GTTCGTTTCATTATTGGAGGTGATGGACCTAAGCGTGTGCGGTTGGAAGAGATGAGAGAAAAGCATTCTCTTCAAGATCGAGTTGAAATGTTGGGAGCTGTGCAACATGTACAAGTCCGATCTGTTCTAATATCTGGGCACATCTTCTTAAACAG TTCCTTAACAGAAGCTTTTTGTATAGCCATATTAGAAGCTGCAAGTTGTGGATTATTAACAGTGAGCACACGTGTCGGAGGAGTTCCCGAG GTTTTGCCCGATGAAATGATTGTTTTGGCAGAACCTGATCCTGGTGATATGGTGCATGCAATTCAAAAGGCAATATCTATGCTGCCAAAAATTGATCCGCAAGCCATGCATAATCGA ATGAGAGAACTCTACAACTGGCATGATGTTGCCAAAAGGACTGAAATTGTATATGATCGTGCTTTCAAGTGCTCCAATCAAAATCTACTTGAACGTCTCTCACG GCATAAGCTGGTTGGTACTTGGTATGGAAAACAAGAAACGTATTTTTGGATCTTCATTCGGCAGCATACTATCATGGCAATTCTTTTTACAGGGCTAGTAGTTCAAATAGAAGGAGGAACCTGA